tggtctacagagtgagttccaggacagccaggactacacagagaaaccctgtctcgaaaaaacaaaacaaaacaaaataataataaagaagaaaaccctcaaaTTTTCAACAATACAATAAATACTAAATTAGGACAGACAGTAACacgcaacaacaacaacaaaagaatgatCACCACAGGACAGGATAGAAAGCTCCTCCCACCCACACAGAATGAAACCATCTGAGACGGAAAATCCCACGTGTCTACTCGGAGGACGGTGGAAATGGGCGACAAAAAGCCCCCCAGAGTTTTGCTCTGGAGGACACACACTAAAGCtagggagaaaaggaaagttCTCGTCCTGAGGTTCTGACCCTGAGTCCTGCTGTTTGGGCAGAGGTCACCAATCATCCTTTTAAGACACAGCGttttttaaatctctagattTTAAAAGGATAAGATGGAGTTCAGAGGAAGACACTAAATGTCAAGCTTCGGTGTCCCACATGCACCggtgaacatacacacactatacaaacacacatacaataaaataaaaagaagaaattagctTTGGGACCAAGCAGGCCTGAGGGCCCACCACAGACACTTGCACTGTCCAGTCAGAGGCCTTGCTCCCTCCTTCAAGCCTGTTTCCTCAACTGTCAGGCAAGGACAGGCGCGCCTACACCCCAGCAACTGGGAAGCACAGGCCCCTCCCGAAACCAGGCACCTTGATGGTGTCAGGGCTGACATGACTGTGGGTCTCCTTGAGGCGTGAGATGGAGCTGTGGCTCAGGCCTCCCACAACGGCCATCAGTGTGTTGAAGTTCTGCAGCTGCAgcagtttctggaaggcaaataGGGAGGCTAGAGAGGTGAGGCGGGCGTGTCACTGTCACCGAGCAGCCCTCAGGAGGGAGGGGGCGGGACTTGACGGACACTTGGGGAAGATGGGCACCTCAGCCACATGCACGAAGTGTGTGATGACCAGCGCCCGCTGCGTGGCTGTGGGCTTGCTGAGAATCATGAGTTGGACCCACTGAGAGACACTGTTGAAGAGAGAGATGAATCGCTCCAGGACCGGGTTGTCTACGGTGCAGCCGTGAGTCACAAAGCTGTGATAGTCCTGGAACTGGGGACAGGTGGGGTTGGCCTGGGTGCCCTGTTGGCCTCTCCCATCGCTGTCCACCTtgctcacccaccccaccccaccccacaccccaccccaccccacccccgctatTATTTGATGAAACCACCCAGCCATCCCTGGGAGCCAGCACACGCCCGAGTCTTAGCCCTTTTCGGAACTCCCTTCTCAGCCCCATACTGCACCCCAACCACAAGCCTTCAGGCCACACCAGGATCTTGCAGAAGGAACGGTACTCCAAGTAGGTAAGATGTTCAGCCAGCTCCATAGGCTCCAAGTGGTCAAACAACAGGGACATCTTGCGCTTTTTCTGTTCCACAGGGTTCCGCTGGGTCACCTGCCGCTTCCATTTGTAGgtagggctgggggcggggggagggggggcaggggtAGTGAGCCCTGTGCTGGCGATGTCCCCTGGTTCCTGATGACCCCACTCTCACTCAGACATGCCACTCAAACTGACTTGGGACCCAAACAGCAGGAGCCACCATCCTAAGTATTAATATCCCCAAGACCCAGCCACTCCCTCACGTGTCCCCTTCACCAGGagctcaaaacacacactgaTGGACAAGGTACTCCGTGCCAGGCGCTGTGCCAGGCGCTGGGGTACGGAGATGAGCAGAACATGGTTCCTGCCCTCGAGGAGCTCACAATCTACtgggggagacagacacagaaacacactatCACCAAGCAGCGGGACCCACGCACGAGGGCTCTGGGCAGGACTCTGCACCGAGCATATCTCCGGGGAAATACAGCAAAGAATCGCAAATTCTGCTCTGTaagaggggagcaccctcaccGGGAGGGGACTTCACACTTGTGCTGAGTCTGGTGAGAATGGAGGAGACAGGGTAACAAGAGGGAGCACCACGAAGAGGAAGGATGCAGGACAGACAATGGGGAGTGAACCCCGGGAGCTGCAGGATGAACTGTGTGGCAGGCAGGGCAGGCGGGCCTGGCATCACAAAGGGCCTTAAGAGCTGGACGGGCATTCTGGAGGAGCTAGGGGGCGTGGAAGGTTTTAAAGCAAGAGAGTGACATGACCCTCACTCATTCAATTGAACAGACATTTATTAAGCACGAATGGTGTAGCATGCGTGGTGCCCCCGCGCCCCGCGCCCACGCACACACTCTCGATGTCGATGAGGCTGCTGTGCCTGCGGCTCCCTTCTTGATCTAACAGAGCCTTCAGCTCCTTGATCTGTTCAGCCAGCTCTGGGTTCAAGTCGAACTCTGCTGGGAAAGCTGAGATCCAGTACCTAGGGGAGGGGCAGGCCCAGGAAAAGTCATCTAAGACGGCCTTTCCTTCACCCACCACCCCCAAGTGGACAAGGGATCCACCCCCAAAGAGTAAGGCAAAGCATCTTCAAGGCGCCTTGTGTTCTGGTGGGAATGGGTGCATTCCATGTCCACCCCTTCATCCCAGATCTTTGCTTCTCCATCCACAACCAGCAGAAAAAGACAAAGCCGGCGGGCGGCACTCAAGGCCAGCGGGCAGCACTCATGGGCAGTGTTCACTAGCAAACCCACCTGGTAGGTCCCTAAATGCTGCCCACTCCTGCAGCCCACAGGAAGCTTCAAAAGGGCAGCAAGAGAAGGGGCCAGGGCCAGACTCACCTGACCAGGTGACACGTTTTCACCTGAAGAGAATTGGAGTTGTCCTTCCGGGACTGCTGATAGGTAAAGGAGGGTTAAGGACAACAGACCGAAGCCTATGGTTAGGAAGAAGGGCAGAGGGGCCCCCAAGGGAAGGGACCTGGCTCTGAGGCATGGGATGCTTTGAATCCAGGAGGATGCATGGGAAAAGGGAGCCCTGATATATGAACTCTTTGGGGGGCAGTATAGATGGAGGAAGAGGGCTGGatttcaccataaatggagaGGAGGACCTGGCCTCAAAGAAGAGCAACAGAAGGCCGGGGCAGAGCAGGGGCTGACCCAAGGCCTTAGGGGAAGCAAGCCTAGGTAACAAGAGCCCAAGTCCTCACCTAGGAACCGGGCAAAGCCTAGCTCCTAGAAGACCGGACAGTGTCTGAATGTGGGATATAGTCAGGGCCTGCACTCCATGCTCAGGGTCTTGAGCAAGCCAAGCGGAATGGGCTCGTGGGCAGTCAAGCTTGAACCACACCCCCGCCAAGGATATAAGTGGAGCAGTTTGGAAGCCAGCTGAGAGGAAGGTATGTACCAGGGGTGCATCATGAGAAACATGCGCACAAGCTGCGGATCTCGCACCTTTCCGGAGTCATCTGCTCCAACAGTCCAAAACAAGCCAGTTGACCCTTGGTCTGGAGGCTCAGATGCCTAAGCCTAGTCTGCAGTCCGGTGACAGGTCCCTGGGTCTGCACTCCCGACCCCACCCACCTACTGTGTTTCCCAACCCTCCAAAGCCAGGAGTGAAAATTGAGAAATAAGTCTGGGTGGACGAGGGGTAACACAGGATCCAGAGGCTGGAGGAGGAGAGCTTGGAGCAAGCCCATCTTCCGGAGGGGAACCATCTGGGGCGGAAGGAGCCTGGGTTCCCCGGGGTCAAGAATCCAGAGGTCATTTCCTGAGTGTTGGGGGAAGGGGCACCCCTTTCACCCGATAAACCAACCCCCATCTGCCGGAAACAGTTCCCAGGCTAGAGATAGAGAGTTCCTCCGGATCCCCCAGGGAGACAGATAATGCCCCTCCCAGGTCAGAGTTGGGACCCCGAGGCCCCTTCCTTGACGTCTGGACAAGGGGTACATTGAGGCAAAGACGAGGAGCTTTTCTTAAATAAACTTCAAGATAGGAGCCTGGGTAGGTTCTGACCCGGAGTCTTGTTCAGGGTCCAACTGGGCGTGACCCCTCCTGCTGCATGCAACTCACCAAAGGCTTCGATGCAGCCACGGAGCAGCTCCTCCACGGTGCAACCCTTGTCCAGGTCCAGAGTGCTCGCCATGGCTGCCGGTGTCAGTGGGCTAGACCCAAGCTACACTCTCAGAGCCTCCCACGGTGCTCAATTCGGACCCCTGTCCTGGGAGAAGTGGGAGTCAGCAGAGGCGCGGGAGGTGGCGAGGGAGCGGCCTGGCGCGCAGGATCGGGGCGGAGTGGGCACGCCCCCTGCTGGACAGGGGTGGAGTTGCCTGCTGCTGCCCGTCCGGGGTTAAACGGTCCTGCCCCGGGATGGTGCAACTCGCTAGTTGGGAAATGGACTAGCTGAGAGGCTTCCGGCCCACCCGCGGAGTTGCGGGAGGGTAGTAGGGTTCTACGAGAATAGAGGACGAGCCAGGACCCCAGGGGTTAGTTAGTGCCCCAAGCCTCCTGGCGGGCCCTCCTCTCCTTGCCTTTGCTCCCCACAGGCACCTGCAGCACCCCACAGCTTGACTCTGTACTCCTCCCGCTTCCCCTCCCTTCACAGGCTCCCTTCCCCCGCAGGGTTATTTTGGGAACCCAGTGCCTGAGGGGACCTCGGAGGAATTTCTCCctaggatggaaggaaggaggagggaaccCAGGCGTCCTGCCTACATCACCCCCTCCTGGGCTCCCCGAGTGGGAGGCGGGGCCGTAGCATCCCCCAGGGGCCTGCCCTTGGGGAGGAGGGCTAGAGAGAAGAACATtcctggggcgggggtgggggtaacCCACTGCGGCTGGGAGACGTCAGTGGGAAGCCAGAGCCTGGGAACCGCGGACTCCCAACCCACAAGTACTAAGGTCCCAGGAGTCCCGTCTCAGCCCTTCCAGAATTGCCATATATCTTCCCAACCTGGGCTCCCGACTTCCCACCCACCCTGCTGAATAGTTAAATTGGGGTTGAGAGTATGGAGTAGGGTGCCCAGAAGGGGCCGCTAGCGCCATGGCCTGCATGACACCATTAATAACCCTGGTCATCAGTGGGGACTATAAAAGCACCCATGCAGGAACAAACACCTATTCTCTAGACTGGGTATTTGCCGGAGGCCAATGACCTACATTAAATGCAAGAAGACCCTTTTCACACACATCGGGGTCACAGACACCTCCCATCCTGATCACACACAATGGCACCCACATCCCATGCACACCTGCAGTGAAACCCCCCAGCCACACATACCCAACTCCTTCACTTCAGAATGCAAACCCGAAAGCAGTTCACCTCCCAGACCTGTTCACTCGAACCAGCTCAGCCTCTGATCCATCGATCACAGTAGCTCTGACATCTGAACACGTGTGCTCACACGCAAAGACAGTTCATCTCCACGCATGTACACTCCCACACGCATCCACATACCCCTGTGGTTGCGCACACACCCATTCTGCCGCCCCTCCCCCTTCGACCAGGCTCCAGGGCACGCAGTCCCAAAGCCTGGGGTTCTGCGTTTACATTCCTGGACTCCGCCAAAACCTTGCCCCAAAGAAAGGGACCTCGCCCTTAAACAGACTGCCCTACATTAAGGAGTCCTCAATGCAAGAGTCTCAGAGTCATTCCCTCCTGACTGTTGCTTCCTGGCCGGGTGACCTTGAGAATCATTTAGCCTCCCTGAACCTCAATTTTCCCATCTGTCAAATGGGGACTTGCAGGGAAGAGCCTGGTAGAGACGCTTCAGATGAGCACCGGTATGCCACAGACGCCCCCCTCCTACGGGCCGCTCTAAGTGCCTTACCCCCTCCGCAAGCTCTGTCCCACCCAGAATCGCAGATTCCCCACCCACCCGCAGTCCCCGCCAGCCTGCCCCTAGGAGATCCCTAGGCGCCGCACCCTCTGTGTCCCACGCCACGCCCGCGCGCGTGCTCGCTCACTCACTCTTGGGACCCGCAGCGCGGAGCCCGAACCCTGCCCGGCCCGCGCCACCTCCGTGCGCTCCCGCCCGCTGGCCTCGCTGCGGCTGCGGCTCCTGCCCGCTCTCCGCGCCGCGGCCCAGCGCCCtgccgccccgccccctccccgcccctgcAGCCGGCGCCGCGCCTCCTCCACGGGGGACTCCCCCTCTCGCCCCGCGCGCTCCGGGCCCTGCAGCAGCTTAACCCCTCCCCTGCCGCCCCAGAGAGCTGAGCCGCGGGCGGGGGGCTGCGCCACTGGTGGCGTTGGGACCGCGTGCAGCAGCCCTCCCCCACCGCGACACCCCCGGGCTCTGCGCCCCGCCTGGGTGTCGCACGGAGGAAACCGGGAGGGGCAGGAAGCGGACTGCGGTGGGGAAGGGGCGCCCCGCCCAGCCCCCCGGTCCGGGTTCCTGTTTTCAAGACAAACCGTTCCCACGGGGTTCACCCTGCCCGGGCCCGGGCGTCTTCCTGAGGGCAGCGGAGGCCCGGGCGTGGTGGAGGTCGCGAGCGTGGGGCTGCGGGTCCTTGCGatggcctgggggaggggctgggactgAATGCGAGCTGGTTTTGGTTGAGTGGAGCCTCAAAAAGCGAGGAATGAATGAACGAACACGCGGCTCCCTGGGAACCCAAGCTCGATGTTTAGAGATGGGGCGAGGGACACCCCACTGGGCAAGAGAGAAAGGGGCATCTACAAATTGGGTAGGTGATTTGCAGTTTCGGAACTGGAAGCCTTGGATGCATGGGCCCAGGCGAGGAACTTGGGAGGGGCAGCCACAAGCAGTTAGGTCCTTCACACGCCAGCCCAGGAATAGGTAACAGTTTCCGGCCAGTTAGACTCACTGTGAAACCCAGGGCCCCAAAACCCCTTCCGAGGATTGCCCCTCCTTGCCTTGGGCGAGGGAAGCAGTCCTCTGTACTCCAATCCTGGTTTATGTGAGGCTCAGAAGACGCCCCTTATAGACCTGTTTCTCCAGAACCGGGAATATACCTCTGTTCTCGCCTATACGGTCTGCGAATGCCCTAAGCCCTGACACTCCCctggtttttaatttattttagccACCTGCTAAAAGACCTTAAAAAACGCCGCAGTGGGGCGGGGCTAGGGGCGGAGCCAAGAAGGCGCCAAGCCTCCTCTGGACCCTCCCCAGACAGCGTGGAAGCTCCGTAGTCCGGGAGGATTCGGCCCGAGTACCGACTCCCTGACCCGGTGGGCCCCACCCAGACAGACGCCCCGCCCCCGACTAACTAAGCTGGCCGCTGACCTAGTATGGACACAGTGCTGGGAAGAGAGGCGTGGAGGGCGACACCGGAAAAGGGACTGAGTCCCAGACACCGCCTATGGGCCGCCCCTCTCTCCCCATACAGAGGATGCACCTGCCGCGGTGTGTGTAGGGGGTGCGGTAAGGAGATGATTGCGCAGCAGCTGCTAAGCTCTCGAAGagctaaaaatattttgtaacagAGAGAAGAGTAAGGaagctggtggggggggggggagtcgaTTTATTGGGGAGTGGGTACACCTGGTTAGACcccatacataaataaaaggggTAGGGAATTGAGGGGAATGAAGAGAGCAGGGTCTTTAGTCACACCGGGCATCAGGACCTAGAGACTGGGAAAGTGGGTTCCAAAGGGGGAAGGGTAGGGATGTAATTCCAGAGGCCCATCTCCTGGAGTGGGCCTGATCCCAGGAACAGCAAACAGACTCAAGGGCAGGTATGGGGTCTGTCGTGGAACTTCAGATCTTCTCATCTGGGGCTGGCAGGCGCTGTCGAGATGGCTCAACACCCCAGATCTCCCGGGCATACTGGGCAATGGTGCGGTCACTGGAAAACTTGCCAGAGGTGGCTATGTTCCTGATCACCATGCGTGTCCACTCTCTCGGGTTCTGTAGACAGCAAGGGAATCTCTAGGTTCATTCTGCAGGCTGGCCCCACTCCCCCTCATCCCAGGCAGAGTGGAAGACCTGCCGGGCCATGGCCGATGGGCCTCACCTTGTACAACTCACTGACTTTGTCCTGGCATTTAATGTATTCCTCATAATCTGCAAAGACTTTAAAcctagaggagaaaggagagaccaGAGCTCCAGGAGGTCAAAGGCCAAGTTCGTGGCACAGGTGCAGAAGGAGTAAATGAAGCTGCAAGCCCAGCCCGCCCGCTTGCCCACCCAGGCCTCCCCGCAGcctcgcccgcccgcccgctgGCTCAGCTCACCGGTCGTGGTGCATAAGCATGTTGACGATGTCCTTGAACAGGTCAGGCTGTTTGGGGGAGAAGAAGCCACTGCTTAACTGTTCCATGATCTGCCGAAGCTCCGGGATTCGGTCGTAGAACTCCTGGGCATTGTACCTGCCAGAGCATACCTGTGATCAGCTCCCTGCCAAGGGGTGGCCAGTTTCCCAGAGAAGACCTGAGGCCCAGGGCCTCCCTAGCTCCAATGCACAGTAGCTTTTCTCCAATCACTTCGTAGCTAGAAACACTCAAGCCCAGAGAGGACGAAAGAcaaatttggggctggagagatggcttagtgcacCTGcctacatacaaacacacccctaattttttaaaaaaaaggaaacacaaagacaGGTCTTGGTTTCCAAGTGCTTGGAGATCAGGCAGCGTGCTTGCCTGGATGTGAGGGGCCCTGGCTTCCATCCCCAGCTCTAccgcaaaacaaaacaaaaccttccatGAATGTCTTTTCTCCATTGTCCCAAAcccatctccaagtggcacatCCTTGGATGTGGCCTCTAAGCTCCCACCATCAGACCAAGCGCATTACAGGCTGGTACCGGCTTTCCCTCACTTTCCAGGTAATGTCCATTCACCCCCTATCTTAAACACTGCACAAAGATAGCCTGCCCTCCCACCCTGACTCTCCTTCAACAGTGATCCTAGACCCCTACATCGCCCGGCTTCTGTGACTCTCCTTGCTCAAGCAGTCTCCACACTGGCACGCTACCCTGCCCTCTACAGCCAGATTGTTTTGAAGCCTGGAGTCTGGTCTTG
This portion of the Apodemus sylvaticus chromosome 1, mApoSyl1.1, whole genome shotgun sequence genome encodes:
- the Rasgrp2 gene encoding RAS guanyl-releasing protein 2 isoform X2, whose translation is MASTLDLDKGCTVEELLRGCIEAFDDSGKVRDPQLVRMFLMMHPWYIPSSQLASKLLHFYQQSRKDNSNSLQVKTCHLVRYWISAFPAEFDLNPELAEQIKELKALLDQEGSRRHSSLIDIESVPTYKWKRQVTQRNPVEQKKRKMSLLFDHLEPMELAEHLTYLEYRSFCKILFQDYHSFVTHGCTVDNPVLERFISLFNSVSQWVQLMILSKPTATQRALVITHFVHVAEKLLQLQNFNTLMAVVGGLSHSSISRLKETHSHVSPDTIKLWEGLTELVTATGNYSNYRRRLAACVGFRFPILGVHLKDLVALQLALPDWLDPGRTRLNGAKMRQLFSILEELAMVTSLRPPVQANPDLLSLLTVSLDQYQTEDELYQLSLQREPRSKSSPTSPTSCTPPPRAPVLEEWTSVAKPKLDQALVAEHIEKMVESVFRNFDVDGDGHISQEEFQIIRGNFPYLSAFGELDQNQGLRRVAGCPSPVPPPDDALVDPTRALLYLFALLLGKSLCPLLWANVSGGEILRSGITGSKAAHILS